Within Pseudomonas paeninsulae, the genomic segment TTCTGAGAGCGGATACCCAGGCATCCAGCGGCTGTTTGCTGCGTGTCGATGGCGCGACTTCCGGGCTCAGGTCGACCGGTCTGGCGTTCTACCGACTGGAGGTCGGCGAGCGCCTGGCGTGGAGCAGCGCGGAGCACGAGGCCTGTGTGGTGTTGTTCAGCGGTCGTGCCGATGTGCAGGCAGGCGACAGCGCCTGGGCGGACGTCGGCGCCCGCCAGCAGTTGTTCGACGGCGGCAAGCCGCATGCCCTCTACCTATCCCTGAATACCTCGCTCAGCCTGGTGGCGCGCACCCCGCTGGAACTGGCGATCTGCACCGCGCCGGGGCGGCTGCAGCGACCGCCCAGGCTGATCACCCCCGCGCAGGTGACGCTGGACGAGCGTGGCGAGGGCGTCTGCCGGCGGCGAGTGCACAAGATTCTCTGGGAGCAGGACGAAGCCGACAGCCTGCTGATCACCGAGGTGTTCACTCCGGCCGGGCACTGGTCGAGTTACCCGCCGCACAAGCACGACCGCGATGCGCCGCCCGAGGAGTCGAGTCTGGAGGAAATCTACTTCTTCAAGATAGACCCGCCCCAGGGCTTCGCCTTGCAGCGGGTGTACAGCGACGAGGGCGAGGATCAGTGCTTCAGTCCCGGCAACAACGATGCAGTGACGGTGCCGCGCGGTTACCACCCGGTGGCCGCGCCGCCGGATTACCAGGTGTATTACCTCAACGTGATGGCCGGCACGTCGCGCCAGTGGCACATCTACTACGACCCGCGCACCCCCGCCAAGCCGGCTTGAAAGCGTCAGGCGAAGTGTGATCGCGCCACGAGCCGGGCGTAGTCGCGAAGCACTACGGCGCTTGGCTTAGCCATCCAGCATGGCCTCCTGGCGACAGATGAAAAACTGCCAACCGCTACCGTAGCCTGGATCAGCGCCAGTGCAATCCGGGCCCGGGTGGACAGCCCCTCGGATTAAGGGTTGTTCAAAGCTCGTCGACCTCGACCCAGCGCTGTTCCCGTGCGGCCAGGCGGATGGCGGTAGCCAGGCGCTCGACCTCATAGGCCTCGGCGAAATCCGGGCCAGGGCCAGGCATGCCGCAGACCGCTTCGATCAGGGCGCGGACCTCCAGGGTTTTTAGGTCGTTGTAACCCAGCTGATGCCCCGCCGCCGGGCAGAAGGCCGCATAGCCAGGCAGCGTCGGTCCCGCCAGCAGACGCTGGAAACCGTCCATGCCTGGCCGTTCATGGGGGCGGTAGAGACGCAGTTCGTTGAGCCGTTCCTGATCGAAGGCGAGGGTGCCGCGCGTACCGCTGATTTCGAAGGCCAGATGGTTCTTGTAGCCGTGCTTGAGCCAGCTGGTGCTGAAGCTGCCACGGCAGCCGTTGGCAAAGCGCAGCAGGGCATGGGTCTGATCGTCGACGCGGATGGCCAGCCGTTCGTTGCTGCCGGTCGAGGCGGGGCGCTGGCGATGCGCGGTATGGGAGTCGGCGCAGACCGCTTCGACGGCGCCGAGCAGATGCCGGGCGAGCGCCAGCAGGTGGCTGCCCAGATCGGCCAGCGCCCCGCCGGCGTGCTGCGGATCGCAGCGCCAACTCCAGGGTGTATCCGCATCAGCCATGAAGTCTTCGCTGAATTCGCCTTGAAAACTGATGATCTCGCCCAGCTCGCCGCTGTCGATCAGCTCGCGGGCCAGGGCGATGATCGGGTTGTGCTGGTAGTTGTAGCCGACCCGGGTGACCAGTCCCGCGCTGGCGGCCGCGTCGCGCATCTCGCGGGCCTGGTCGAGGCTGACCGCCAGCGGCTTCTCGCAGTAGACCGCTTTGCCGGCGGCCAATGCCGCCATGGCCATGGGGTGGTGCAGGTGGTTGGGCGTGGCGATGGCAATCAGGTCTACCTGGGGATTCTCGATCAGTTGGCGCCAGTCGGCATGGCTGTGGGCGAAGCCCCAGGCGCTCGCACAACGTTCGGCGCGTATGGCATCGGCATCGGCTAGTGCAGCCAGGTGGATGCGTGCAGGGAGTTCGAATACCGCGTTGGCGTTGCGAAATGCCAGGGCATGGGCGCGGCCCATAAAGCCTGTGCCGATCAAACCGATTCCGAGTGTGCGCATGCTTGAGTCCTGTTAGTTGTCTTGTCAAAGGGAGTGACTTGCGAGAAGGGGGCCTCTCAGTGCTTTGCTAGAATGAGACTGCGACGGCCGGTTGGTTGTTGGTGGATGCTGAGCGCGCGCGACTCAGAATATTTCCGGGTCGGCCACCGCCTCCGTGCCGCGTTCGAGGAAATCGAAATCGCAGCCTTCATCGGCCTGGGAAATATGCTCGGCGGAGAGTCGGCCGAAGCCGCGCGGGTAATGCGGCTTGGGTGCTACCCAGTCGGCGCGGCGACGTTGCAGCTCGGCGTCGTCCACATGCAGGTGCAGTAGCCGTTCGCTCACGTCCAGGCTGATCAGGTCGCCGTCGCGCACCAGTGCCAGCGGGCCGCCGATACCGCTTTCCGGGGCCACGTGGAGCACGCAGGCGCCGTAGCTGGTGCCGGACATGCGCGCATCGGAGATCCGCAGCATGTCGCGCACGCCTTGCTCCAGGAGTTTCTTCGGAATCGGTAGCTGGCCCCACTCGGGCATGCCCGGGGCGCCGATCGGCCCGGCGTTCTGCAGCACCAGCACGCTGTCGGCGGTAACCGGCAGTTCCGGGTCGTCGATGCGGGTGGACATGTCCTTGTAGTTCTTGAACACCACGGCCGGGCCGGTGTGCTTGAGTAGCTGCGGCTCGGCGGCCGCCGGCTTGATCACCGCGCCGCGCGGCGCCAGGTTGCCGCGCAATACGGCCAGCCCGCCCTGGGCCCAGACCGGGTTGTCCAGTGGGCGGATCACGTCGTCGTCGTAGACCTCGGCGCCGGCGAGGTTCTCGCCGAGGGTCTTGCCGTTGACCGTCGGGCAGTCCAGGTGCAGCTCGCCGCGCAGGCGCGCCAGCAGGCCGTTGAGGCCGCCGGCGTAGTAGAAGTCTTCCATCAGGTACTTGCCCGCCGGGCGGATATTGCCGAGTACCGGTATGCGCTGGGCGATCGCATCGAAGTCCTCGTTGCTCAGCGGGATGCCCGCGCGGCGGGCCATGGCGATCAGGTGGATGATCGCGTTGGTCGAGCCGGACAGCGCCAGGTCGACCATGATGGCGTTCTCGAAGGCCTCGCGGCTGAGGATGTCGGAGGGCTTGAGGTCCTCCCAGACCATCTCGACGATGCGCCGGCCGCTGGCTGAGGCCAGCCGCGCATGGCTGGAGTCGACGGCGGGGATCGACGAGCCGCCGGGCAGGACGAAGCCGAGGGTCTCGGCCACCGACATCATGGTCGCCGCGGTGCCCATGGTCATACAGGTGCCGGGGGAGCGCGCGATGCCGTCCTCCAGCTCGACCCAGGCCAGTTCGCTGAGGTTGCCGGCGCGCTTCTCCGCCCAGTATTTCCAAACGTCGGAGCCGCTGCCGAGGGTCTTGCCGCGCCAGTTGCCACGCAGCATCGGCCCGGCGGGGAAGTAGATGGCCGGGATGTTCATGCTGGTGGCGGCCATCAGCAGCGCCGGGGTGGTCTTGTCGCAGCCGCCCATCAGCACCACGCCGTCGACCGGATGGCTGCGCAGCAGTTCCTCGGCCTCCATCGCCAGCAGGTTGCGGTAGATCATGGTGGTGGGTTTGACGAAGGGCTCGCCGAGGCTCATCGCCGGCAGTTCCACCGGGAAGCCGCCGGCCTGCCAGATGCCGCGTTTGACCTCTTCCACCCGCTGCGGGAAATGGCTGTGGCAGGAGTTCATGTCCGACCAGGTGTTGAGGATGGCGATCACCGGCTTGCCCTTGAAGTCCTCGCTGGAGAAACCCATCTGCTTGGTCCGCGAGCGATGGCCGAAGGCGCGCAGGTTCTGCACGCCATACCACTGGTAGCTGCGCAGCTGTTGGTATGTCTTGCGGGGTGTGCCGGAGTCGCTCATGGGGGTCACCTGTCTCTTGTCGTGGGTGCACCGCTCGCCTGGTGGCGAGCGGGATTAATAGCTGGAGCCGGTGCTGGTCGTGCTGGCCGCGCGCACCTCGCCGATGGCCTGTTGTGCGGCGCTGGCCATCAACCGGGCATCGGAGCCGATGGTGACCAGGTCGAAGCCGCGCTCGAGCATTCGTCGTGCGTAGCCGGCCGTGCCGTTGTGGATGCAGGCGGCCAGGCCATGGGCCTTGGTGCGTGCGAGGATGTGCTCGATGGCCTCGACCACAGCCGGCTCCTCCTGGTCGAATCTGGGCGTGCAGCCGAGCGCCAGGGACAGGTCGGCCGGGCCGATATAGATGCCGTCCAGACCGGGAGTGGCGAGGATCTCGTCGAGGTTGTCGAGCGCCTGGCGGGTTTCGATCATCGCCAGCGCCAGCACCGTGTCGTTGGCCCGCTGGGCATAGTCGGCGCCGGCGTAGAGCAGAGCGCGGATCGGCCCGAAGCTGCGGATGCCCTGCGGCGGGTAACGGGTGGCGGCGACGAAGCGCTCGGCCTCGGCGCGGCTGTTGATCATCGGGCAGATCACCCCGTAGGCCCCGGCATCGAGCATCTTCATGACGATCCCTTCGTCCAGCCAGGGCACGCGCACCAGGGGCACGGTGGCGGTGGTGGAAATGGCGGTGAGCATGTTCACCGCCGCTTGGTAGTCGATCACTCCGTGCTGCATGTCCAGAGTCAGGCTGTCCCAGCCCTGGTGGGCCATGGTCTCGGCGCAGAAGGCGTTGGGGATGGCCAGCCAGCCATTGATCACCGCCTCCCCGGCAGCCCAGCGTTGGCGGATGCGGTTCTCGCGCATATGCAAGCTCTCCTTTTATCGGTGTGGCACCGGGCAAGCCGGGCAGGGGGTTGCTGATAAATTTAGAAAATATATTCCCTTTATATCTTAAATAGAACAAATTTTCGTGCGCTTGCCAAGCATGGCGTAGAAAGTTTTCGTGCTCCAGAACGGCGGCGCAGGAGGAGCGCCAAGCACCGGTGGTCGAGCAGTCAGAAAGAATTTCTAAAAATAGTTGAAATAGAAAAAAAATTCCAATAGAGTGAGTTCCAGATTGACGACCATGCCCCTCCTGGACTGTCTGCTAGGGCGAGGGCCAACAACAAAAAGCAGGTAACGTCGATGTACAGATCATTTTCACTCAGGGCACTACCCCTGCAGTCTCGCTTCTGCGCCGCGGCCCTACCGCCGGGAGCCCAGCGCCACTCTTCAATGTCATGCGCAGTGTCATTCACCTGCCAGCACCCGAGCTATTCGGGGCTGCTGGCGCATAACGCAGTGATGTCTCGGATTCACGAATAACTGCCACTTGTCTTTTGGGCCCGCACGGTGGCTCTTTATTCTTCGGAGGATGTGATGAGCGTACGCATCGGTATCAATCCCTTGACCTGGACTAACGATGACCTGCCCGCCTTGGGCGGTGACACGCCGTTTGAACAGTGTTTGAGTGAGGGCAAGCAGGCCGGTTTCGCCGGTTTCGAGCTGGGCCACAAGTTCCCCCGCGATCCGGCGCTGCTGCGGCCGATCCTGGCGTCCCATGGTCTGGCGCTAGTTTCCGGGTGGTACAGCTCGCGGCTGCTGGAGCGTTCGGCCGAGCAAGAGATAGACGCTCTCCAGGAGCATCTGCACTTGCTCAAGGCCATGGGCTGCAAGGTCATGGTGTTCTGCGAGGTCAGTGATTGCGTGCACGGAGACATCGACACGCCGGTATCGCAGCGCCCTGTGTTGGCCGAGCAGGCCTGGCCGCTGTTTTGCGAGCGCCTCGAAGCAGTCGGCAGATACTTGCAGGAGCAGGGCGTGCGCTTGGCCTATCACCACCATATGGGCACGGTGGTAGAGCGTGCGAGCGAGGTCGACCGGCTAATGGAAAACACCTCGGCGGCCGTAGGCCTACTGCTCGACAGCGGCCACCTGACCTTCGCCGGCGACGATCCATTGGCGGTACTGCGTCGCTGGGGTTCACGCGTATGTCACGTGCACTGCAAGGACGTGCGTGCCGAGGTGCTGGCTGAGGTGAAAGCACAGGATTCCAGCTTCCTCAATGCCGTGCTGGCCGGGGTGTTCACTGTGCCGGGTGACGGCAGTATTGATTACCGGCCGTTGCTGGCCGAGCTCAAGCCGCTGAATTACCAAGGTTGGCTGGTGGTCGAGGCCGAGCAGGATCCGGCCAAGGCGCACCCGCTGACATACGCCCGCAAGGGTTATCGCTACCTGGACGAATTGGTTGGCAGCCTCGGTCTGTAAGCAACCTATTTTACCTCCGCATGATCAGAACTCAGGAGAACAACACGATGAGTCGCCCCCTTCGCTTCGCTCTCAACCGTATGTTGGCTCCGCGCATGGCCCTGGAGGATTTCTTCGGCATGGCGGTCAGCCTGAATGCCGGCGCCATCGAGATCCGCAACGATCTGCCTGGCGTGGAGATCAACGACGGCACGCCAGCGCAGCGGGTCCGCGAGCTGAGCGAGCGCTCCGGCGTCCGGGTGCTGTCAATCAACGCCCTGTACCCGTTCGACGTGTGGAGTGACGAGCGCCGCCGCCAGACCCTGGCGTTGGCCACCTACGCCCGCGATTGTGGTGCCGAGGGCCTGGTGATGTGCCCGTTGAACTCCCGTGATGACGCACGCAGCGAGGCCGAGCGTGCCAAGGATCTGCGCACCGCGCTGAGCGAGCTGGCACCTATCCTGCGCGAGCACGGCATTCTCGGCTTCGTCGAGCCGCTGGGCTTCGAGGAGTGCTCATTGCGCCACAAGCGCAAAGCGGTCGAGGCGATCAAGGCGGTCGGCGGCCTGGATGTGTTCCGTCTGGTGCACGACACCTTCCACCACCACCTGGCCGGCGAACAGGAGTTCTTCTCCGAACTGACCGGGCTGGTGCACATCTCCGGAGTCGAGGATCGTCAGTTGCTGCTCGGTGAAATCCGCGACGGCCATCGAGTGCTGGTCGATGCGGCGGACATCCTCGGTAACGCTGCGCAAATACAACACCTGCTCGCCGCCGGCTACGCCGGGCACATTTCCTTCGAACCCTTCGCCGAAAGCGTGCATGCCCAGGCGGATATCCAGTCGGCGCTGGAGTCCAGCATGCGTCACCTGGAGAAAACCGTCGGTCACGCCTGACCGACTTGCACTCTGCTCCCAACAAAACCGACAAGAGACTGGAGAGAGACATGAAAATGAAAACCCGCTTTGCCACCCTGGCCCTCGCGACGCTGCTCAGCAGCAGCGCGCTGGCCGACATCAAGATCGGCGTCAGCATGTCGCAGTTCGACGACAACTGGCTGTCCTACCTGCGCGAGCACATGGGTGACAAGGCCAAGTCGATGCCCGATGGCGTGCAACTGCAATTCGAAGATGCGCGCAACGATGTGGTCCGCCAACTGAGCCAGGTGGAGAGCTTCGTCGGCCAGGGTGTCGACGCCATCATCGTCATCCCGGTGGACACCGCCGCCACCCGCAACATCACCGAGCGCGCCCTGAAGGCCGGGGTGCCGCTGGTCTACGTCAACCGCCGGCCGGATGAGGAGCGCCTGCCGGAGGGCGTGGTCACCGTGACTTCCGACGATCTTGAAGCCGGCCAACTGCAGATGCAGTACCTGGCGGAGAAGCTCGGTGGCAAGGGCAAAATCGCGATCATGCTCGGCGAGCTGTCGAACAACGCCACCCACGCTCGCACCAAGGGCGTCAAGGCGGTACTGGCCAAGTACCCGGATATTCAGATCGTCGAGGAACAGACAGCTCTGTGGTCGCGCGACAAGGGCATGGACCTGATGAGCAACTGGCTGGTGTCCGGGCGTGAGCTGGACGCCATCGCCTCGAACAACGACGAGATGGCCATCGGTGCCGCCATGGCCCTGCGCCAGGCGGGCAGGCGGCCGGGCGAGGTGCTGATCGGCGGGGTCGACGGCACCCCGGATGCGCTGTCGGCGATCCAGCGCGGCCTGCTCAGCGTCTCGGTGTTCCAGGACGCCAAGGGCCAGGCCGAAGGCGCGCTCGAGAGTGCGGTGAAGATGGCCAAGCACCAGCCGGTCGAGCAGGCGGTGCTGATTCCCTACCAGTTGATCACCCCCGAGAACGTGAAGTCCTTCCAGTAATCCAATCCCACTGTCGGGATATGCCGGTGCCGGCCCTAACCGGGCACCGGGCGATATCCGAGGAGAATTGACAATGTTCGGTCAACAGGCGCGTTCACTCGACAGTCGCGCAGTCGGACGCGAGGCTAGTGCAATGGTGGCAGACGACAACTACTTGCTGGAAATCATCAATGTCAGCAAGGGCTTTCCCGGGGTAATCGCCCTCGACGGTGTCCAGTTGCGGGTGCGCCCCGGCACCGTGCTGGCGCTGATGGGTGAGAACGGCGCAGGCAAGTCGACTCTGATGAAAATCATCTCCGGCATCTATCAACCGGACTCTGGCGAGCTGCGCCTGCACGGTCAGCCGGTCAGCTTCGCAAACCCACTGGAGGCCCTGCAGGCGGGTATCGCGATGATCCACCAGGAACTCAACCTGGTGCCTCACATGAGCATCGCCGAGAACATCTGGATCGGCCGCGAATGCCTGAACGGCTGGCATATGGTCGATCACCACGAACTGCATAGGCGCACTCAGGAACTGCTCGACCGCCTGCGCATCAAGCTGGACCCGGAGCAGCCAGTGGCTTCCCTGAGCATTGCCGAGCGGCAGATGGTCGAGATCGCCAAGGCGGTATCCTACGATTCCGACGTGCTGATCATGGACGAACCGACCTCGGCGATCACCGACACGGAAGTGGCGCACTTGTTCTCGATCATCGCCGACCTCAAGGCCGAGGGTAAGGGGATCATATATATCACCCACAAGATGGATGAGGTGTTCAGCATCGCCGACGAAGTGGCGGTGTTCCGCGATGGTGCCTATATCGGTTTGCAGCGCGCCGACAGCATGGACGGCGACAGGCTGATTACCATGATGGTCGGTCGCGAACTGAATCAGCTGTTTCCGAAAAGAAGCGTCGCCCTGGGCGAGGTCGTGCTGTCCGTGCGCGACCTGGGCCTGGCGGGGGTGTTCGAAGGGGTCTCCTTCGATCTGCGAGCCGGCGAAATTCTCGGCATAGCTGGGCTGATGGGCTCCGGTCGAACCAATGTGGCCGAGACCTTGTTCGGCGTGACCCCGGCGACCGCCGGCTCGCTGTTACTCGATGGCGAGCCGCTGCGCATCGACGGCCCGTGCAAGGCAATTAAAAACGGTTTCGCCCTGCTCACCGAGGACCGCAAGGACAGTGGTCTGTTTGCCTGCCTGTCGGTGCTGGAAAACATGGAGATGGCGGTGCTGCCGCACTATGTGGGGCATGGCTTCATCCAGCAGAAACAGTTGCGCCAGCTCTGCGAAGAGATGTGCAAGAAGCTGCGGGTGAAAACCCCGTCGCTGGAGCAATGCATCGGCAACCTCTCCGGTGGCAATCAGCAGAAGGCTCTGCTGGCACGCTGGCTGATGACTAATCCACGGGTGCTGATCCTCGACGAGCCGACTCGTGGCATCGACGTCGGCGCCAAGGTGGAGATTTACCACCTGATCTCCCTGCTGGCCGCAGAGGGCATGGCGGTGATCATGATCTCCTCGGAGCTGCCGGAAGTGTTGGGCATGAGCGATCGGGTGATGGTCATGCACGAGGGGCGGGTCACCGGCTTTCTCGACCATGCCGAAGCCACCCAGGAGAAGGTCATGCACCTGGCCTCCGGCGACATCCCGATCCACTGATCAGCGCCTTAATCCGCGGGGCCGATAGCCCCGCGTAGCAACCATCGCTTCAGGCTACTGGCCCCTGCCAGAGCAGCGCTTCGCCCTGCACAAGGGCCTGGAACACGAGGATAAAGCAATGACTGCCATCGAAAACACCCCAGTCGCCACGCCGCCAAAGTCGCGTCGACGCTTACCCACAGAGTTCAGCATCCTGCTGGTGTTGATCGGCATCGGCCTGGCCTTCGAGCTCTGCGGCTGGTTAATCCGCGATCAGAGTTTCCTGTTCAACAGCCAACGCCTGGTGCTGATGATCCTCCAAGTGTCGATCATCGGCCTGCTGGCCATCGCCGTGACCCAGGTGATCATCACCACCGGCATCGACCTGTCGTCCGGCTCGGTGTTGGCCCTCTCGGCGATGGTTGCGGCGAGCCTGGCGCAGTCCTCGGACTTCAGTCGCGCGGTGTTCCCCGGGCTGACCGACCTGCCGGTGATAGTCCCGGTGCTGGCCGGCCTCGGTGTCGGACTGCTGTGCGGGGTAATCAATGGCAGCGTGATCGCCATCACTGCGGTGCCGCCCTTTATCGTTACCCTCGGCATGATGGTCACCGCCCGCGGCCTGGCGCGCTATTACACCGAAGGCCAGCCAATCAGCATGCTCAACGACTCCTATACCGCCATCGGCAGCGGGGCCGTGCCGGTGATCATCTTCCTGGTGGCAGCAGCGATCTTCCATGTCGCCCTGCGCTACACCAAGTACGGCAAATACACCTATGCCATCGGCGGCAACATTCAGGCCGCGCGCATCTCCGGGATCAACATCAAGCGCCACCTGATCATCGTCTACTCCCTCGCCGGCCTGCTGGCGGGACTGGCCGGAGTGGTTGCCTCGGCACGTGCGGACTCCGGTCAGGCGAGCATGGGCATGTCCTACGAGTTGGATGCCATCGCTGCGGCGGTGATCGGCGGCACTAGCCTGGCCGGTGGAGTGGGGCGGGTCACCGGCACGGTGATCGGCGCGCTGATCCTCGGGGTGATGCTCAGCGGGTTCACCTTCCTCGGGGTCGACGCCTACATCCAGGACATCATCAAGGGCGTGATCATCGTCGTCGCCGTGGTCATCGACCAGTACCGCAATCGTAGCAAGGCCAAACACTGAGCCGTACCTGCCGGGGAGACCGTTCGATGAACATGCTCACGATCGAAAGCGAGATGCAAGCGGTGCGTTGCGTGCTTGATGCCCGCGCCCAGCTCGGCGAGTGCCCGGTGTGGTCGGCCGAGGAGCAAGCGCTGTACTGGGTCGACATCCTCGCCCCGGCCCTGCACCGGTTCGACCCGGCCAGTGGCGCGAGCCGCAGCTGGCCGCTGCCGCAGGCGATCGGCTCGTTCGGCCTGTGCGAAAGCGGCGGCGCGGTGCTGGCGCTGCGCGATGGCTTCTACCGTTTCGACTTCGACAGCGCCGAACTGCGCTATATCGGCGGACCGCAGGTTCCCGACGGGGTGCGTTTCAACGACGGTAAGGTGTCGCCGGAGGGGCGCTTCTTTGCCGGCACCATGGACGAGGAATGCCTCAGTCGGCCGCTCGGCGCGCTCTATCGGCTTGACCCTGATGGTACCTGCAGCCAGGTGCTGGACGGCCTGATCGTCGCCAACGGCCTGGCCTGGAGCGCGGACGGCAAGCGTCTGTGCCATTCCGACTCGAAGGGCAAGTTCATCCGCTGCTACGACTACGACACGGCCAGCGGCGCGCTGACCAACCCCAGCGTGCTGGCCCGCCCGGACGAGGAAGTGGGGCGCCCCGACGGTGCCGCCATGGACCTCGATGGCTACTACTGGAGCGCTGGGATCTCCGCCGGTGTGCTTAACCGCTGGGCGCCGGACGGCAGCCTGGAGCGGCGCATCGAGCTGCCCTGCGCCTGCCCGACCATGCCCTGCTTCGGCGGGCCGGAGCTGAAGACCCTGTACGTCACCTCGTTGCGCCACGGCCTGTCCGAGCAACGCTTGGCGCAATGGCCATTGTCCGGAGGAATCTTCGCCCTGGAGGTCGAAGTGCCCGGCGTGCCGGTGGCACGTTTCAAGGGCTGATCCGTCGGCCACCCTGCATTTGAGGAGCAACCTTATGAATATCTGCATGATCGGTCACGGCATGATGGGCGTCTGGCACTCCGAGGCCCTGCGCGGCGAGGACTGCTGCCTGCACACCGTGGTCGGCCGGCGTCCGGAGCCCACTGCGGCGTTCGCCGCCGAGTACGGCTACCGTCAATGGACGGTGGACTTCAACCAGGCCCTGGCGGATCCGGAGATCGACATCGTGATCATCGCCGGGCCCAGCGAGACTCATGCGGAGATGGCCATCGCCACCCTGCAAGCGGGCAAGCACTGCCTGGTGGAAATTCCCATCGCGATGAACCTGGAGGAGTCGG encodes:
- the iolB gene encoding 5-deoxy-glucuronate isomerase; the protein is MSAAVLLRADTQASSGCLLRVDGATSGLRSTGLAFYRLEVGERLAWSSAEHEACVVLFSGRADVQAGDSAWADVGARQQLFDGGKPHALYLSLNTSLSLVARTPLELAICTAPGRLQRPPRLITPAQVTLDERGEGVCRRRVHKILWEQDEADSLLITEVFTPAGHWSSYPPHKHDRDAPPEESSLEEIYFFKIDPPQGFALQRVYSDEGEDQCFSPGNNDAVTVPRGYHPVAAPPDYQVYYLNVMAGTSRQWHIYYDPRTPAKPA
- a CDS encoding Gfo/Idh/MocA family protein; translated protein: MRTLGIGLIGTGFMGRAHALAFRNANAVFELPARIHLAALADADAIRAERCASAWGFAHSHADWRQLIENPQVDLIAIATPNHLHHPMAMAALAAGKAVYCEKPLAVSLDQAREMRDAAASAGLVTRVGYNYQHNPIIALARELIDSGELGEIISFQGEFSEDFMADADTPWSWRCDPQHAGGALADLGSHLLALARHLLGAVEAVCADSHTAHRQRPASTGSNERLAIRVDDQTHALLRFANGCRGSFSTSWLKHGYKNHLAFEISGTRGTLAFDQERLNELRLYRPHERPGMDGFQRLLAGPTLPGYAAFCPAAGHQLGYNDLKTLEVRALIEAVCGMPGPGPDFAEAYEVERLATAIRLAAREQRWVEVDEL
- the araD gene encoding L-arabinonate dehydratase, yielding MSDSGTPRKTYQQLRSYQWYGVQNLRAFGHRSRTKQMGFSSEDFKGKPVIAILNTWSDMNSCHSHFPQRVEEVKRGIWQAGGFPVELPAMSLGEPFVKPTTMIYRNLLAMEAEELLRSHPVDGVVLMGGCDKTTPALLMAATSMNIPAIYFPAGPMLRGNWRGKTLGSGSDVWKYWAEKRAGNLSELAWVELEDGIARSPGTCMTMGTAATMMSVAETLGFVLPGGSSIPAVDSSHARLASASGRRIVEMVWEDLKPSDILSREAFENAIMVDLALSGSTNAIIHLIAMARRAGIPLSNEDFDAIAQRIPVLGNIRPAGKYLMEDFYYAGGLNGLLARLRGELHLDCPTVNGKTLGENLAGAEVYDDDVIRPLDNPVWAQGGLAVLRGNLAPRGAVIKPAAAEPQLLKHTGPAVVFKNYKDMSTRIDDPELPVTADSVLVLQNAGPIGAPGMPEWGQLPIPKKLLEQGVRDMLRISDARMSGTSYGACVLHVAPESGIGGPLALVRDGDLISLDVSERLLHLHVDDAELQRRRADWVAPKPHYPRGFGRLSAEHISQADEGCDFDFLERGTEAVADPEIF
- a CDS encoding HpcH/HpaI aldolase family protein, translated to MRENRIRQRWAAGEAVINGWLAIPNAFCAETMAHQGWDSLTLDMQHGVIDYQAAVNMLTAISTTATVPLVRVPWLDEGIVMKMLDAGAYGVICPMINSRAEAERFVAATRYPPQGIRSFGPIRALLYAGADYAQRANDTVLALAMIETRQALDNLDEILATPGLDGIYIGPADLSLALGCTPRFDQEEPAVVEAIEHILARTKAHGLAACIHNGTAGYARRMLERGFDLVTIGSDARLMASAAQQAIGEVRAASTTSTGSSY
- the iolE gene encoding myo-inosose-2 dehydratase, whose protein sequence is MMSVRIGINPLTWTNDDLPALGGDTPFEQCLSEGKQAGFAGFELGHKFPRDPALLRPILASHGLALVSGWYSSRLLERSAEQEIDALQEHLHLLKAMGCKVMVFCEVSDCVHGDIDTPVSQRPVLAEQAWPLFCERLEAVGRYLQEQGVRLAYHHHMGTVVERASEVDRLMENTSAAVGLLLDSGHLTFAGDDPLAVLRRWGSRVCHVHCKDVRAEVLAEVKAQDSSFLNAVLAGVFTVPGDGSIDYRPLLAELKPLNYQGWLVVEAEQDPAKAHPLTYARKGYRYLDELVGSLGL
- a CDS encoding TIM barrel protein, which produces MSRPLRFALNRMLAPRMALEDFFGMAVSLNAGAIEIRNDLPGVEINDGTPAQRVRELSERSGVRVLSINALYPFDVWSDERRRQTLALATYARDCGAEGLVMCPLNSRDDARSEAERAKDLRTALSELAPILREHGILGFVEPLGFEECSLRHKRKAVEAIKAVGGLDVFRLVHDTFHHHLAGEQEFFSELTGLVHISGVEDRQLLLGEIRDGHRVLVDAADILGNAAQIQHLLAAGYAGHISFEPFAESVHAQADIQSALESSMRHLEKTVGHA
- a CDS encoding sugar ABC transporter substrate-binding protein, which codes for MKMKTRFATLALATLLSSSALADIKIGVSMSQFDDNWLSYLREHMGDKAKSMPDGVQLQFEDARNDVVRQLSQVESFVGQGVDAIIVIPVDTAATRNITERALKAGVPLVYVNRRPDEERLPEGVVTVTSDDLEAGQLQMQYLAEKLGGKGKIAIMLGELSNNATHARTKGVKAVLAKYPDIQIVEEQTALWSRDKGMDLMSNWLVSGRELDAIASNNDEMAIGAAMALRQAGRRPGEVLIGGVDGTPDALSAIQRGLLSVSVFQDAKGQAEGALESAVKMAKHQPVEQAVLIPYQLITPENVKSFQ
- a CDS encoding sugar ABC transporter ATP-binding protein, which codes for MVADDNYLLEIINVSKGFPGVIALDGVQLRVRPGTVLALMGENGAGKSTLMKIISGIYQPDSGELRLHGQPVSFANPLEALQAGIAMIHQELNLVPHMSIAENIWIGRECLNGWHMVDHHELHRRTQELLDRLRIKLDPEQPVASLSIAERQMVEIAKAVSYDSDVLIMDEPTSAITDTEVAHLFSIIADLKAEGKGIIYITHKMDEVFSIADEVAVFRDGAYIGLQRADSMDGDRLITMMVGRELNQLFPKRSVALGEVVLSVRDLGLAGVFEGVSFDLRAGEILGIAGLMGSGRTNVAETLFGVTPATAGSLLLDGEPLRIDGPCKAIKNGFALLTEDRKDSGLFACLSVLENMEMAVLPHYVGHGFIQQKQLRQLCEEMCKKLRVKTPSLEQCIGNLSGGNQQKALLARWLMTNPRVLILDEPTRGIDVGAKVEIYHLISLLAAEGMAVIMISSELPEVLGMSDRVMVMHEGRVTGFLDHAEATQEKVMHLASGDIPIH
- a CDS encoding ABC transporter permease translates to MTAIENTPVATPPKSRRRLPTEFSILLVLIGIGLAFELCGWLIRDQSFLFNSQRLVLMILQVSIIGLLAIAVTQVIITTGIDLSSGSVLALSAMVAASLAQSSDFSRAVFPGLTDLPVIVPVLAGLGVGLLCGVINGSVIAITAVPPFIVTLGMMVTARGLARYYTEGQPISMLNDSYTAIGSGAVPVIIFLVAAAIFHVALRYTKYGKYTYAIGGNIQAARISGINIKRHLIIVYSLAGLLAGLAGVVASARADSGQASMGMSYELDAIAAAVIGGTSLAGGVGRVTGTVIGALILGVMLSGFTFLGVDAYIQDIIKGVIIVVAVVIDQYRNRSKAKH